CGATGATGTGCACCTTGTCTGGAGTGATGTAGTCCAGCAGGCGTTGGTAGTGGGTGATGATCAGGCCGCCGAGGTTCTCGCCGCGCATGGAGTTCACGCCCTTGGCGACAATCTTCAGTGCGTCCACGTCCAGGCCGCTGTCGGTTTCGTCCATGATGATGTAGTTGGGGTCCAGCATCAGCATCTGCAGAATCTCGTTGCGCTTCTTCTCGCCGCCGGAAAAGCCGGCGTTCAGGTAGCGCTCCACGATGCTCTCGTCCCAGTCCAGGGTTTTCAGGGCGCTCTGCAGCTTGCCGTAGAACTCGGCAAAGCCCACTTCCTCGCCTTCAGGCTTGCGGGCCTGCATGGCCAGTCGCAGGAAGTTGGCGATGGTCACACCGGGGATTTCCACGGGGTACTGGAAGGCCAGGAAGACGCCCAGGCGGGCGCGCTCGTCGGGCTCCATCTCCAGAATGTTCTCGCCGTCCACCAGAATTTCGCCTTCGGTGACGGTGTATTCGGGGTCGCCTACGATCACTTTGGCCAGGGTGCTCTTGCCGTTGCCGTTCGGCCCCATGATGGCGTGCAGTTCACCCCGGGGAACAGTCAGGTTAATGCCCCTGAGGATGGGCTGATCACCGACGGAAGCGTGCAGGTTGCGGATTTCGAGCTGGTGGGTCATGAGGCTCCTTCGGGAATCACTGGATTTTGTTAGGAATGATTCCTACTTACCGTGTTATTTTACCCGCCCAGGCCCCTAAAGTCGAGTGAAGTGCTGGGGATTGCCGGGCCGCTGCCGCAGGGCTTTCCAGGCGCGCCGTACAATGCCGGGCGTGCCTGCTTTTCCCCTCCTGGCCGTGGACATTGGCAACACCAGCACTGTGCTGGGCCTGGCCGATGAAACGCTCACCCTGACCCACACCTGGCGGGTGCGCACCAACCGCGACATGCTGCCCGATGATCTGGCGCTGCAACTTCAGGGGCTGTTCTCGCTGGCTGGCGCGGCGCCCCCCCACGCCGCTGTGCTGAGCAGCGTGGCGCCGCCCGTGGGGCAGAACCTCGCGCTGGCCCTGCAGCGCCACTTCGGCATTCAGCCCTTCGAGGTGAGTGCCACCAACCTGCCCGACGTGCAGGTGGAACTGGACATTCCCGACGCGGTGGGCGCCGACCGCCTGTGCAACCTGTTCGGGGCGGAAAAGTACCTTCGGCAGCACGAATACGCCGTGGTGGTGGACTTTGGCACCTCCACGAACTTTGACGTGATCGGCCGGGGCCGCCGCTTTATCGGCGGGGTGCTGGCCACTGGCGCGCAGGTCAGCGCCGA
This region of Deinococcus multiflagellatus genomic DNA includes:
- the sufC gene encoding Fe-S cluster assembly ATPase SufC, with product MTHQLEIRNLHASVGDQPILRGINLTVPRGELHAIMGPNGNGKSTLAKVIVGDPEYTVTEGEILVDGENILEMEPDERARLGVFLAFQYPVEIPGVTIANFLRLAMQARKPEGEEVGFAEFYGKLQSALKTLDWDESIVERYLNAGFSGGEKKRNEILQMLMLDPNYIIMDETDSGLDVDALKIVAKGVNSMRGENLGGLIITHYQRLLDYITPDKVHIIVNGRVVQTGGPELAKKLDTEGYDWVKELATA
- a CDS encoding type III pantothenate kinase, translated to MPAFPLLAVDIGNTSTVLGLADETLTLTHTWRVRTNRDMLPDDLALQLQGLFSLAGAAPPHAAVLSSVAPPVGQNLALALQRHFGIQPFEVSATNLPDVQVELDIPDAVGADRLCNLFGAEKYLRQHEYAVVVDFGTSTNFDVIGRGRRFIGGVLATGAQVSADALFARAAKLPRIALEAPKSAIGKNTTHALQSGLVYGYAEMVDGLLRRIRAELPGPAVAVATGGFARTVEGLCREIDHYDDTLTLRGLVELWASR